The Castanea sativa cultivar Marrone di Chiusa Pesio chromosome 4, ASM4071231v1 sequence aatcaagaatcactattcttcaccctcccatccacaggcaaatgggcaagcggaagtagcaaaccgatccctgctgaaaatcatcaagactcggcttgagggggcaaaagggatatggccagacgagctacctgGTGTTCtgtgggcctataggacgactgcacgaactccgacaggagagaccccttttaagctagcctatgggagtgaagctgttaTACCGGCagaggtccatatggcaagccatcgagtgatgaagtaccaggagaaagacaacggggaacaacttcgccttgacctcgatcttattgatgaggtaagaatggatgcggagcaaaggacagcaagatacaaaaatctcatggccagacagcatgacgccatggtaaGGCCCAGACGGTTCAGTGtcggggaccttgtcctcaaaagggtctccttggcgaccgggaacccagctcatggaaagcgggacccaattgggaaggaccctacaaagtaatcaattgcaaaaggcaggggtcctactacaCCGGAAGCCCTGGATGGACGGAAGTTAgaacatccttggaacgtggaacatctgcgaaagtactatcagtgatgagcagGGACGaaggaagtcagtggcaaaactACAGTTGTCgtttgcgtgtttgcttatatttatttgtgcttttactattattatagcgtgttatgaataaaagtgcactagttcttaaactctTGCACTACTTGCAGACTAGtttatgaaagacgatgctatgtacttgatatcttaataaggcactagcttataagcgtgTGCCAAGTtcgtgaacaatgttcatgtaataatatggtttggatttcttatatacttgaattccagtttccctGATAATATCCACGGACGAGGAAAAAGCCTTTGACAAATAAAAGCTCTGGACGAATACAAACCCGTCTAAGCTCtgaggcatgctcgtccaaaaaagaatgaggataaagcaaaaatgctaaggcatgctcgtccaagctttccttaaaaaagagcaaaaatgctaaggcatgctcatccaagctttccttaaaaaagagcaaaaatgctaaggcatgctcgtccaagctttccttaaaaaagagcaaaaatgctaaggcatgctcgtccaagctttccttaaaaagaaCGAGGgtaaagcaaaaatgctaaggcatattcgtccaagctttccttaaaagaatgaggataaagcaacaaAGTTAAGACATGCTCGTCCAAGTTTTCCTTAGCCAGGGCCTACTCGTCTAAGAAGGGAAGTAGGCCTTAACACCTGCGTTCTAACGGCGAGCATATGATCGTCCTAAATACAATCGTCCATAAGGGCATCATGTAAACAATCACCCAACACTGGgaaacattgcttaaaaggcaattgaataaaaatacatacactcgtccatggaacaacaatgATGATAACTGAAAGTAAGCattcattaaacaataaaagggtgaacgaccaccgtccaaaaacccttgaaaaGCAAGCCTTGAAAGGCATTGTTTATAAAGCCGTCAAAAGTGCTCAGGACGAAATAAATGTactcttatacatttttaaaaaaaaaaaaaaaaaaaaaagagagacaggaagaaaacacttaaacaaatgatgaaaattttcaaacggGCATCAGGCATTAGGGTCGTCTTCAGCAGGCTTGGTagaggcatcgtcttcaacattgacatcttcagagctagtctgaagaaaagaactagcagcaccTCCAAGTTGAAGGACGATAGGACTGAAGTCAACttctggaaacttttctttcgcctccatgcgaaagtcttcaaatccagccgcatagttggcgtccagaaggtcCGTAAGCGCCGAAGCCCCGAACTCCTCCACAGCCTCGTCCTTAGCCCTCACAAGGGAATTGCTAAGCTCGTCGGTCTTTTtctgaaagtggtcaagacgagagtCCTTTTCCACTACATCAGCCTTTAACTCCTCGACGAGGTTTAGCAAATCCTTGGCTGCGTCCTTAGCCTCAGCAGCCGTCTCAGCCCAGCTTTTGCACTCATCCTTAACCTCCTTGATCCTCCTCTCCAACAGCAGCCTCGTCCTGTCCAACTCAGTAGCCTGCCTAGACGCagctataaacttggacatggcctgcacaaacaaataagaatttttgtatcaagcaAAGTAAACAAGCATGAAAAGCTAACGACGAGAACAAATTTGTATccattaccttgaaaagatcgtggacacccgAGTG is a genomic window containing:
- the LOC142632492 gene encoding uncharacterized protein LOC142632492; translated protein: MSLTDFEHSGVHDLFKAMSKFIAASRQATELDRTRLLLERRIKEVKDECKSWAETAAEAKDAAKDLLNLVEELKADVVEKDSRLDHFQKKTDELSNSLVRAKDEAVEEFGASALTDLLDANYAAGFEDFRMEAKEKFPEVDFSPIVLQLGDDASTKPAEDDPNA